One window from the genome of Pseudomonas frederiksbergensis encodes:
- the gmk gene encoding guanylate kinase, whose translation MTHSTGTLYIISAPSGAGKTSLVKALIDAEPQIRVSVSHTTRAMRPGEVNGVNYHFVDREEFVKMAEHGDFLERAEVFGNLYGTSQSFLQQTLDEGHDLILEIDWQGAEQVRKLMPHARSIFILPPSQQALRQRLTNRGQDSDEIIEGRMREAVSEMSHYVDYDYLIINDDFAHALDDLKAIFRASQLQQKRQQQRFGKLLAELLG comes from the coding sequence ATGACCCACAGCACCGGCACTCTCTACATCATTTCCGCGCCTTCGGGCGCCGGCAAGACCAGCCTGGTCAAGGCCCTGATCGACGCCGAGCCGCAGATCCGCGTCTCGGTCTCGCACACCACCCGCGCCATGCGCCCGGGCGAAGTCAACGGCGTGAACTATCACTTCGTCGATCGCGAAGAGTTCGTGAAGATGGCCGAGCACGGCGACTTCCTCGAGCGCGCCGAGGTCTTCGGCAACCTCTACGGCACATCGCAAAGCTTCCTGCAGCAAACCCTCGACGAAGGCCACGACCTGATCCTGGAAATCGACTGGCAAGGCGCCGAGCAGGTGCGCAAGTTGATGCCCCACGCCCGTTCGATCTTCATCTTGCCGCCGAGCCAGCAAGCCTTGCGCCAGCGCCTGACCAACCGCGGCCAGGACAGCGACGAAATCATCGAGGGCCGAATGCGCGAAGCAGTCAGCGAGATGAGCCACTACGTCGACTACGACTACCTGATCATCAACGACGATTTCGCCCATGCGCTGGACGACCTGAAGGCGATTTTCCGCGCCAGCCAGCTGCAACAGAAACGCCAACAGCAACGTTTCGGTAAATTATTGGCCGAACTGCTGGGCTGA
- the rpoZ gene encoding DNA-directed RNA polymerase subunit omega — translation MARVTVEDCLEHVENRFELVMLSTKRARQLATGGKEPLVQWENDKPTVVALREIAEGLMSYEFIANAEIVEDEPLFAAFEDESNEAV, via the coding sequence ATGGCCCGCGTAACCGTTGAAGACTGCCTAGAACACGTGGAAAACCGCTTTGAGCTGGTCATGCTCTCTACCAAGCGTGCCCGTCAACTGGCCACCGGCGGCAAAGAGCCATTGGTCCAGTGGGAAAACGACAAGCCTACCGTGGTAGCGCTGCGTGAAATCGCCGAAGGCCTGATGAGCTACGAGTTCATCGCCAACGCTGAAATCGTTGAAGACGAACCGCTGTTCGCAGCGTTCGAGGACGAGTCCAACGAGGCGGTCTAA